In Chaetodon auriga isolate fChaAug3 chromosome 7, fChaAug3.hap1, whole genome shotgun sequence, a genomic segment contains:
- the fosb gene encoding protein FosB isoform X2, whose translation MQLFWKETKSISPGNYKKISICDIARSPVTAGVAFSLGPSGEMYQGFPGDPDNGSRGSSSPSIESQYLSSVDSFGSPPTTSAPQECVSAGAGLSIVDSGPGASAGGEMPGSFVPTVTAITTSQDLQWMVQPTLISSQASGQSGSTGTTTMTQPVSLVDPYDMPGPSYSSGSGFTPPSSDTPGPAPGPIRQSRTRSRRTREESLTPEEEEKRRVRRERNKLAAAKCRNRRRELTDRLQSETDILEEEKAELEAEISELQKEKERLEFVLVAHQPNCKIPYQEQPQQSSAQLPPVQPQLPPQSLQPPVSIVGLAVKEDSFYLPPAYTAHPSSTQSQPPVQQQQVQQQPQPGIMQEVEFSSSFYGSSEPTPGGPCLMASDGGGGGGNHDDAAIGSYNTSYTSSFVFTYPEGACGVSANQRNSSSEQSSDSLNSPSLLAL comes from the exons ATGCAACTTTTTTGGAAAGAAACCAAGAGCATCTCACCGGGGAATTACAAAAAGATCAGCATCT GTGACATCGCGCGCTCTCCGGTAACTGCAGGTGTCGCGTTCTCTCTCGGTCCCTCCGGGGAAATGTACCAAGGGTTCCCGGGCGACCCAGACAACGGATCCCGTGGAAGCTCGTCTCCATCCATAGAGTCCCAGTACCTTTCCTCCGTGGACTCCTTCGGGAGCCCGCCGACCACCAGTGCTCCGCAG GAGTGTGTGTCAGCGGGAGCTGGTTTGAGCATTGTGGACAGTGGGCCAGGGGCCAGTGCCGGAGGGGAGATGCCAGGTTCATTCGTGCCAACCGTCACCGCTATCACCACCAGTCAGGACCTGCAGTGGATGGTACAGCCAACCCTCATCTCTTCCCAGGCCTCTGGACAGAGTGGGTCCACTGGCACCACAACCATGACCCAGCCAGTGTCACTGGTTGACCCATATGACATGCCAGGCCCCAGTTATTCTTCGGGGTCTGGATTTACCCCTCCAAGTTCAGACACTCCAGGCCCAGCACCGGGCCCCATCCGACAGTCCAGAACTCGTAGCCGCCGTACAAGAGAAGAGTCT CTAAcacctgaggaagaggagaagaggcgTGTTCGGCGAGAGAGAAACAAGCTGGCTGCCGCCAAATGCAGGAACCGCAGACGAGAACTCACAGACAGACTCCAGTCG GAGACGGACatactggaggaggagaaggcagagCTGGAAGCTGAGATCTCTGAGCTGCAGAAGGAAAAGGAGCGCCTGGAGTTTGTCCTGGTGGCCCACCAACCGAACTGTAAGATCCCCTACCAGGAGCAACCTCAGCAGAGCTCAGCGCAGCTCCCTCCAGTCCAGCCCCAGCTCCCTCCCCAGAGCTTACAACCTCCTGTCTCCATTGTGGGCTTGGCTGTGAAGGAGGACTCTTTCTATCTGCCTCCTGCCTACACAGCCCATCCATCCTCCACACAGTCCCAGCCGCCggttcagcagcagcaagtccagcagcagcctcagccagGGATAATGCAGGAGGTAGAGTTTTCTAGTTCTTTCTATGGCTCAAGTGAGCCAACACCAGGCGGGCCATGCCTTATGGCCAgcgacggtggtggtggtggtggtaacCATGACGATGCGGCCATTGGCAGCTACAACACCTCATACACATCTTCATTTGTGTTCACCTACCCAGAGGGAGCCTGCGGGGTCAGTGCCAACCAGCGGAACAGCAGTAGCGAGCAGTCATCTGATTCCCTGAACTCGCCTTCGCTGCTGGCACTCTGA
- the c7h19orf47 gene encoding uncharacterized protein C19orf47 homolog isoform X1 codes for MASVTTATSEWIQFFKDAGIPAGLAVTYAVSFVDNRIHKNMLMDLSKDIMMDLGITVIGDIIAILKHAKQVYRQDMCKMATEAISSGQTSVKAELRRTANTPATRMIANALSHDSPPATPARRPDNRLSVTVSNMQANKSCKAVVSQPADEGNGLPAVKRRRVTAEMEGKYIINMPKGTTPRTRRILAQQAKKGLKRTSVFARLGAESKADTTTSNNKPTGVFSRLDRGVEEEHRLAGNVDVDEEDDSDGEGSVLQYAGVLKKPPPSQKKEPATKPAPTTLRRLGGKFKLPPSDTPSSSSTSSSSSNGLPPAKISVLQRLGKLPVTHQSTAVSTAPADTQDNRVTTSTRPRAQERLTIASPKVSSSTGGGESVGAQMDVRAVSVFKRLGSKKT; via the exons ATGGCGTCCGTGACAACAG ccACCTCAGAGTGGATACAGTTTTTTAAGGATGCTGGGATCCCAGCCGGCCTCGCAGTGACTTATGCAGTCTCCTTCGTGGACAACAG AATTCACAAGAACATGCTGATGGACCTCAGTAAAGACATCATGATGGACCTCGGCATTACAGTCATTGGTGACATCATTGCCATTCTTAAACATGCCAAGCAGGTCTACAGGCAG GACATGTGCAAAATGGCCACAGAAGCCATCTCCTCAGGACAGACCAGTGTTAAAGCTGAGCTCAGAAGAACTGCCAACACTC cTGCCACTCGAATGATAGCCAACGCTTTGAGTCATGACTCCCCGCCGGCCACTCCAGCCCGCCGACCTGACAACCGCCTGTCTGTTACAGTGTCCAACATGCAAGCAAACAAGAGTTGCAAAGCAG TTGTTAGTCAACCAGCTGATGAGGGGAACGGTTTACCAGCAGTGAAGCGCAGACGTGTGACAGCTGAGATGGAAGGCAAGTACATCATCAACATGCCCAAAGGCACCACGCCTCGTACGCGCCGCATCCTGGCCCAACAGGCTAAGAAAG GTTTGAAACGCACCTCTGTGTTTGCAAGACTTGGGGCTGAATCAAAGGCAGACACAACAACAAGCAATAACAAG CCCACCGGTGTGTTCAGTCGTCTGGACAGAGGGGTGGAAGAGGAACACAGGCTGGCTGGAAACGTGGACGTAGATGAAGAGGACGACAGTGACGGAGAAGGCTCCGTCCTCCAGTACGCAGGCGTCCTCAAGAAACCGCCTCCCTCCCAGAAGAAAGAGCCAGCCACAAAACCAGCACCAACCACCCTGCGACGCCTGGGAGGCAAATTCAAACTACCTCCCTCTGAcacgccctcctcctcctccacctcctcgtcttcctctaATGGCCTTCCCCCTGCCAAGATTAGTGTGCTTCAGAGACTGGGCAAGCTCCCTGTCACACACCAGAGCACGGCCGTGTCAACCGCGCCTGCTGACACACAGGACAACAGGGTGACCACCAGCACCAGGCCCAGAGCCCAGGAGAGACTGACCATAGCGAGCCCCAaggtcagcagcagcaccggGGGAGGAGAGTCTGTGGGTGCCCAGATGGACGTTAgggctgtcagtgtttttaagaGACTGGGCAGCAAAAAAACCTAA
- the c7h19orf47 gene encoding uncharacterized protein C19orf47 homolog isoform X2: MASVTTATSEWIQFFKDAGIPAGLAVTYAVSFVDNRIHKNMLMDLSKDIMMDLGITVIGDIIAILKHAKQVYRQDMCKMATEAISSGQTSVKAELRRTANTPATRMIANALSHDSPPATPARRPDNRLSVTVSNMQANKSCKAVVSQPADEGNGLPAVKRRRVTAEMEGLKRTSVFARLGAESKADTTTSNNKPTGVFSRLDRGVEEEHRLAGNVDVDEEDDSDGEGSVLQYAGVLKKPPPSQKKEPATKPAPTTLRRLGGKFKLPPSDTPSSSSTSSSSSNGLPPAKISVLQRLGKLPVTHQSTAVSTAPADTQDNRVTTSTRPRAQERLTIASPKVSSSTGGGESVGAQMDVRAVSVFKRLGSKKT, from the exons ATGGCGTCCGTGACAACAG ccACCTCAGAGTGGATACAGTTTTTTAAGGATGCTGGGATCCCAGCCGGCCTCGCAGTGACTTATGCAGTCTCCTTCGTGGACAACAG AATTCACAAGAACATGCTGATGGACCTCAGTAAAGACATCATGATGGACCTCGGCATTACAGTCATTGGTGACATCATTGCCATTCTTAAACATGCCAAGCAGGTCTACAGGCAG GACATGTGCAAAATGGCCACAGAAGCCATCTCCTCAGGACAGACCAGTGTTAAAGCTGAGCTCAGAAGAACTGCCAACACTC cTGCCACTCGAATGATAGCCAACGCTTTGAGTCATGACTCCCCGCCGGCCACTCCAGCCCGCCGACCTGACAACCGCCTGTCTGTTACAGTGTCCAACATGCAAGCAAACAAGAGTTGCAAAGCAG TTGTTAGTCAACCAGCTGATGAGGGGAACGGTTTACCAGCAGTGAAGCGCAGACGTGTGACAGCTGAGATGGAAG GTTTGAAACGCACCTCTGTGTTTGCAAGACTTGGGGCTGAATCAAAGGCAGACACAACAACAAGCAATAACAAG CCCACCGGTGTGTTCAGTCGTCTGGACAGAGGGGTGGAAGAGGAACACAGGCTGGCTGGAAACGTGGACGTAGATGAAGAGGACGACAGTGACGGAGAAGGCTCCGTCCTCCAGTACGCAGGCGTCCTCAAGAAACCGCCTCCCTCCCAGAAGAAAGAGCCAGCCACAAAACCAGCACCAACCACCCTGCGACGCCTGGGAGGCAAATTCAAACTACCTCCCTCTGAcacgccctcctcctcctccacctcctcgtcttcctctaATGGCCTTCCCCCTGCCAAGATTAGTGTGCTTCAGAGACTGGGCAAGCTCCCTGTCACACACCAGAGCACGGCCGTGTCAACCGCGCCTGCTGACACACAGGACAACAGGGTGACCACCAGCACCAGGCCCAGAGCCCAGGAGAGACTGACCATAGCGAGCCCCAaggtcagcagcagcaccggGGGAGGAGAGTCTGTGGGTGCCCAGATGGACGTTAgggctgtcagtgtttttaagaGACTGGGCAGCAAAAAAACCTAA
- the fosb gene encoding protein FosB isoform X3 translates to MQLFWKETKSISPGNYKKISICDIARSPVTAGVAFSLGPSGEMYQGFPGDPDNGSRGSSSPSIESQYLSSVDSFGSPPTTSAPQECVSAGAGLSIVDSGPGASAGGEMPGSFVPTVTAITTSQDLQWMVQPTLISSQASGQSGSTGTTTMTQPVSLVDPYDMPGPSYSSGSGFTPPSSDTPGPAPGPIRQSRTRSRRTREESVSEDGDVGVLLTPEEEEKRRVRRERNKLAAAKCRNRRRELTDRLQSETDILEEEKAELEAEISELQKEKERLEFVLVAHQPNCKIPYQEQPQQSSAQLPPVQPQLPPQSLQPPVSIVGLAVKEDSFYLPPAYTAHPSSTQSQPPVQQQQVQQQPQPGIMQEREPAGSVPTSGTAVASSHLIP, encoded by the exons ATGCAACTTTTTTGGAAAGAAACCAAGAGCATCTCACCGGGGAATTACAAAAAGATCAGCATCT GTGACATCGCGCGCTCTCCGGTAACTGCAGGTGTCGCGTTCTCTCTCGGTCCCTCCGGGGAAATGTACCAAGGGTTCCCGGGCGACCCAGACAACGGATCCCGTGGAAGCTCGTCTCCATCCATAGAGTCCCAGTACCTTTCCTCCGTGGACTCCTTCGGGAGCCCGCCGACCACCAGTGCTCCGCAG GAGTGTGTGTCAGCGGGAGCTGGTTTGAGCATTGTGGACAGTGGGCCAGGGGCCAGTGCCGGAGGGGAGATGCCAGGTTCATTCGTGCCAACCGTCACCGCTATCACCACCAGTCAGGACCTGCAGTGGATGGTACAGCCAACCCTCATCTCTTCCCAGGCCTCTGGACAGAGTGGGTCCACTGGCACCACAACCATGACCCAGCCAGTGTCACTGGTTGACCCATATGACATGCCAGGCCCCAGTTATTCTTCGGGGTCTGGATTTACCCCTCCAAGTTCAGACACTCCAGGCCCAGCACCGGGCCCCATCCGACAGTCCAGAACTCGTAGCCGCCGTACAAGAGAAGAGTCTGTGAGTGAAGATGGAGATGTTGGTGTGTta CTAAcacctgaggaagaggagaagaggcgTGTTCGGCGAGAGAGAAACAAGCTGGCTGCCGCCAAATGCAGGAACCGCAGACGAGAACTCACAGACAGACTCCAGTCG GAGACGGACatactggaggaggagaaggcagagCTGGAAGCTGAGATCTCTGAGCTGCAGAAGGAAAAGGAGCGCCTGGAGTTTGTCCTGGTGGCCCACCAACCGAACTGTAAGATCCCCTACCAGGAGCAACCTCAGCAGAGCTCAGCGCAGCTCCCTCCAGTCCAGCCCCAGCTCCCTCCCCAGAGCTTACAACCTCCTGTCTCCATTGTGGGCTTGGCTGTGAAGGAGGACTCTTTCTATCTGCCTCCTGCCTACACAGCCCATCCATCCTCCACACAGTCCCAGCCGCCggttcagcagcagcaagtccagcagcagcctcagccagGGATAATGCAGGAG AGGGAGCCTGCGGGGTCAGTGCCAACCAGCGGAACAGCAGTAGCGAGCAGTCATCTGATTCCCTGA
- the fosb gene encoding protein FosB isoform X1, which produces MQLFWKETKSISPGNYKKISICDIARSPVTAGVAFSLGPSGEMYQGFPGDPDNGSRGSSSPSIESQYLSSVDSFGSPPTTSAPQECVSAGAGLSIVDSGPGASAGGEMPGSFVPTVTAITTSQDLQWMVQPTLISSQASGQSGSTGTTTMTQPVSLVDPYDMPGPSYSSGSGFTPPSSDTPGPAPGPIRQSRTRSRRTREESVSEDGDVGVLLTPEEEEKRRVRRERNKLAAAKCRNRRRELTDRLQSETDILEEEKAELEAEISELQKEKERLEFVLVAHQPNCKIPYQEQPQQSSAQLPPVQPQLPPQSLQPPVSIVGLAVKEDSFYLPPAYTAHPSSTQSQPPVQQQQVQQQPQPGIMQEVEFSSSFYGSSEPTPGGPCLMASDGGGGGGNHDDAAIGSYNTSYTSSFVFTYPEGACGVSANQRNSSSEQSSDSLNSPSLLAL; this is translated from the exons ATGCAACTTTTTTGGAAAGAAACCAAGAGCATCTCACCGGGGAATTACAAAAAGATCAGCATCT GTGACATCGCGCGCTCTCCGGTAACTGCAGGTGTCGCGTTCTCTCTCGGTCCCTCCGGGGAAATGTACCAAGGGTTCCCGGGCGACCCAGACAACGGATCCCGTGGAAGCTCGTCTCCATCCATAGAGTCCCAGTACCTTTCCTCCGTGGACTCCTTCGGGAGCCCGCCGACCACCAGTGCTCCGCAG GAGTGTGTGTCAGCGGGAGCTGGTTTGAGCATTGTGGACAGTGGGCCAGGGGCCAGTGCCGGAGGGGAGATGCCAGGTTCATTCGTGCCAACCGTCACCGCTATCACCACCAGTCAGGACCTGCAGTGGATGGTACAGCCAACCCTCATCTCTTCCCAGGCCTCTGGACAGAGTGGGTCCACTGGCACCACAACCATGACCCAGCCAGTGTCACTGGTTGACCCATATGACATGCCAGGCCCCAGTTATTCTTCGGGGTCTGGATTTACCCCTCCAAGTTCAGACACTCCAGGCCCAGCACCGGGCCCCATCCGACAGTCCAGAACTCGTAGCCGCCGTACAAGAGAAGAGTCTGTGAGTGAAGATGGAGATGTTGGTGTGTta CTAAcacctgaggaagaggagaagaggcgTGTTCGGCGAGAGAGAAACAAGCTGGCTGCCGCCAAATGCAGGAACCGCAGACGAGAACTCACAGACAGACTCCAGTCG GAGACGGACatactggaggaggagaaggcagagCTGGAAGCTGAGATCTCTGAGCTGCAGAAGGAAAAGGAGCGCCTGGAGTTTGTCCTGGTGGCCCACCAACCGAACTGTAAGATCCCCTACCAGGAGCAACCTCAGCAGAGCTCAGCGCAGCTCCCTCCAGTCCAGCCCCAGCTCCCTCCCCAGAGCTTACAACCTCCTGTCTCCATTGTGGGCTTGGCTGTGAAGGAGGACTCTTTCTATCTGCCTCCTGCCTACACAGCCCATCCATCCTCCACACAGTCCCAGCCGCCggttcagcagcagcaagtccagcagcagcctcagccagGGATAATGCAGGAGGTAGAGTTTTCTAGTTCTTTCTATGGCTCAAGTGAGCCAACACCAGGCGGGCCATGCCTTATGGCCAgcgacggtggtggtggtggtggtaacCATGACGATGCGGCCATTGGCAGCTACAACACCTCATACACATCTTCATTTGTGTTCACCTACCCAGAGGGAGCCTGCGGGGTCAGTGCCAACCAGCGGAACAGCAGTAGCGAGCAGTCATCTGATTCCCTGAACTCGCCTTCGCTGCTGGCACTCTGA